The Streptomyces sp. ICC1 DNA window CCGCCTTCCAGTACTCCAGGTCCTGGCGGGCCTGGGCCTGCCAGGCCGGAGTGACCTCGGGCGGCTGCGCGCCGTATCGGACGTCGCGCAGGAGGTTCGAGAGGTGCCTCGGGGTGGCCCCGTAGATGCCGATCCGGTCGGGTCCCCACGGGCCGTTGAAGTAGCCGCCGGCCAGCCGGAAGCCGAAGTCCGCCTCCACCTGCCAGTGCAGCGCGTCCGCCTGGCCCGGGTCCGGCAGCGGCACCGGAACGAGTGCCTCGCCGTCCTTGACGTAGTCCTTCCACGACCCGGAGGTGATGAAGGCGGGAACCGGCGCGCGCTCCCGGACGGTCAGCGGCAGCGGCAGGATCGGGATCAGCGCGGCCGCCGCCCCGAGCAGGCCCAGGGTGCGCAGCTCGCGGGTCCGCAGGCGCACGATCCGGTCGAGCGCGAGGGCGAGCAGGATGCCGAGGATCGGGGCGCAGACCATGGCCACGCGCCCCTCGATGACCGACTCGAAGAGCGGCAGCTTGATCATCAGCCGCCAGGGGCCCGGCAGCACGATCTCCGTGTGCGGTACGGGCACCCACGGTCCGAGCGACAGCAGCAGCGTCACGAACCCGGTGATCGCGAGGGCCCGTACGGTCCTGCTGCGCCACAGCCACACGCAGACGGCGACGCCGAAGGCCAGCAGGGGCCAGCCGTAGAAGGCGTTCTGCTCGGTGGTGTTCAGCGAGAGGCGGGCGGCCGTCTCGGGGTCGCCGAAGAGCGAGCGCCCGGCGTACTCGATCAGGGCGCGCGGGCTGTTCCCGGCGTTGTCCCCGTGCAGGATCGCGTGGTAGCTCTGCGGGCCGAAGAACTGCCAGAACAGCGGGACGACCACCAGCGGCAGGCAGACGGCGAGGGCGACGACCAGGCCCGCGCCCAGCGGGCGCGCGGCGGCGAGGGCGCGGCGGCGGTCCACGAGGAGGTAGGCCAGGCAGAACACCAGCATGCCGAGCGCGGCGATGAGCAGCGGCTCCTCGCCGATGAAGATCTGGTACGTCGCGAACAGCCCGAGCAGGACCCCGTCCCGGGTCGCGCCGCGACCCCTGCGGTGCGGTTCGCACAGGCGCAGGGCCCGGTCGACGATCAGCGGGATCATGAACAGGACGACGAAGTTCGGGTGGCCGTTGGCGTGCGAGACCATCGGCGGCGCGAAGGCGGCGAGCGCCCCGCCCGCGGCGGCGGCCCAGCGGCTGCGCACGAGGCGGCGGCGGATCAGCCAGTACCAGGTCCAGGCGCTGGCGGCCATGCCGAGGGTGAGGACCAGGGCGAAGGTGACGGTCGCGCCGAAGAGCAGGGTGACGGGGATCAGCGGGACGTTCAGGCCGAGCATGGTGGCGTTGGCCATGAGGTTCACGCCGTCCGGCATGCCCTGGGCGAAGGTGAAGAGCGGATTGCGCAGGTGGGTGACGTTGTCGGTGGTGACGCCGACGAACCACTCCCACTGGTTCTGGTCCTGGAGGGCGTCCGCGAGGTAGCTGCCGTCCAGGTCCGCCCACAGGCCCTGGAACACGTAGAGGGAGAGGGCGAGGAAGGCGGCGGCGACGGCGAGGCCGCCGGCGTTCAGGCGCAGCAGCTCGCCGAGTGCCAGGCGCAGCCCGCCGGCGGTGCGGCGGGGGCGAGGACGGGTGGTGCGTACGGGGCCTGCGGCGCGGGCGGGGTCGGCGGTGCGGGCCGGGTCTGCGGTGCGGGCCGGGTCTGCGGTGCCGGGGGCGCGGTTCAGCGGGACCTCGGCCACGTGCCAGCCCTGGCGGCGGATCCAGCGCAGGACCTCGGCGTCGATGGCGGGGCCGTCGAGGGTGGAGGCGCCGAAGGCGGCGCGGGCGCGGTCGCCGTCGAAGAGGGCGAAGCCGCAGGTGTCGGCGCGGAAGCCCGGTATGCCGGGGATGCCGATGGCGCGGACCAGGCGGTTCCCGGACCGGCCGAGGACCGCGGCGGGGGCGCCGTCCGGATCCGGGCCGTCCAGCTCGCGCTCCAGGCGGGCCAGCTCGTCGAGCGGCGTCGTGAGGCCGGCGTCGGTGATCAGCACCCGCCGGCCGGCGGACGCGAGCACTCCGGCACGCAGTGCGGTCCCCTTGCCGCCGGGGCGCGGATGTCCCGCGGCGGGGTGGCCGGGCTCGTGGTCGGGCTCGTCGGCGGCGGCGTGGTCGGCGCCGTGGTCGGCCGGGCGGACCAGCCGGATCCGCGGCTCGTCGGCTGCCGCGGCCAGGACGGTACCGGCCGGGCCGTCGCCGTCATCGACGACCACGACGACGAGCTCCCAGGCGCCGGGCCCCGTGCCGAGCAGGGCGTCGAGCCGGCCGGGAGCGGCGGCGAGGGTCCCGCCGATGCGGTCGTCCCCGCCGAGGACGGGGACGACGACGGAGAGGCCGACGTCACCGAGCCAGGGCGTCCGGGGCCGGGCCGGCCGGCCCGCGCTGCCCGTCTGGTCCGCGCGGTCCTCGCGGTCGGCCTGGTCCGCGTGGTCGGCCGTCACGCCGTTCTCGCCGTTCACGGGCCGGCCGCCTTCGGCCGCAGGCCCGCGGCCCAGTCCAGACCGTGCTGGTTGTACGCGTGCACGAGGCGGCGTACCTCCTCGGCGTCCGCGCGGGTGACCGCGTCGATCAGTTCGTTGTGGCCGGACCACAAGCCGGTGCGCAGGTCCGGTTGGGCCTTCAGGTACGGGACCGCGAAGACCCAGCACTGCACGCGGAGCCGGTGCAGGAACTCGGAGATGTAGGTGTTGCCGACCAGCCCGCTCAACTCCCTCCAGAAGCGCAGGTCGTAGCCGATCAGCACTTCGAGCGAGCCGCTCAGCGCGGC harbors:
- a CDS encoding glycosyltransferase 87 family protein; amino-acid sequence: MNGENGVTADHADQADREDRADQTGSAGRPARPRTPWLGDVGLSVVVPVLGGDDRIGGTLAAAPGRLDALLGTGPGAWELVVVVVDDGDGPAGTVLAAAADEPRIRLVRPADHGADHAAADEPDHEPGHPAAGHPRPGGKGTALRAGVLASAGRRVLITDAGLTTPLDELARLERELDGPDPDGAPAAVLGRSGNRLVRAIGIPGIPGFRADTCGFALFDGDRARAAFGASTLDGPAIDAEVLRWIRRQGWHVAEVPLNRAPGTADPARTADPARTADPARAAGPVRTTRPRPRRTAGGLRLALGELLRLNAGGLAVAAAFLALSLYVFQGLWADLDGSYLADALQDQNQWEWFVGVTTDNVTHLRNPLFTFAQGMPDGVNLMANATMLGLNVPLIPVTLLFGATVTFALVLTLGMAASAWTWYWLIRRRLVRSRWAAAAGGALAAFAPPMVSHANGHPNFVVLFMIPLIVDRALRLCEPHRRGRGATRDGVLLGLFATYQIFIGEEPLLIAALGMLVFCLAYLLVDRRRALAAARPLGAGLVVALAVCLPLVVVPLFWQFFGPQSYHAILHGDNAGNSPRALIEYAGRSLFGDPETAARLSLNTTEQNAFYGWPLLAFGVAVCVWLWRSRTVRALAITGFVTLLLSLGPWVPVPHTEIVLPGPWRLMIKLPLFESVIEGRVAMVCAPILGILLALALDRIVRLRTRELRTLGLLGAAAALIPILPLPLTVRERAPVPAFITSGSWKDYVKDGEALVPVPLPDPGQADALHWQVEADFGFRLAGGYFNGPWGPDRIGIYGATPRHLSNLLRDVRYGAQPPEVTPAWQAQARQDLEYWKAGAVVLPVQERDTQLRDLLSGLLGRAPEKVLDAWVWRVGPGAP